In Bacillus cytotoxicus NVH 391-98, the following are encoded in one genomic region:
- a CDS encoding M20 family metallopeptidase, with translation MDIVNEQLLLKNQLIEWRRYFHKYPELSFQEEKTSQFVFELLQKNPHLEVSRPTKYSVMAKLIGKKPGKTIAIRADMDALPIQEENEFEFISKNPGVMHACGHDGHIAILLGTVYTLVEKREQIRGEIRFLFQHAEENFPGGAEEMVAAGVMESVDYIIGAHLWASLEVGKVGITYGPAMAAPDVFKISIEGKGGHAGIPHETVDSIAIGTQVVAQIQQIVSRLTDPLDSLVISVTQFHAGTTHNVLPKQAEIEGTVRSLRHELREETAQKIERIVKHVTEMYKANYTFSYEYGYRPVVNDEKVTAYVEEAALQLYGRERVVRLKPTMAGEDFSAFLQKAPGTFFFIGAGNKEKGIVYPHHHPRFTIDEDALPIGVEVFVRTVLNLMRKGE, from the coding sequence ATGGATATTGTAAATGAACAGCTTCTATTAAAAAATCAATTGATTGAATGGAGAAGATATTTTCATAAATATCCGGAATTGTCTTTCCAAGAAGAGAAAACATCACAATTTGTATTTGAATTGCTTCAAAAAAATCCACATTTAGAAGTATCTAGACCGACAAAGTATAGCGTCATGGCAAAGTTAATTGGGAAGAAACCTGGCAAAACGATTGCGATTCGTGCTGATATGGATGCTCTGCCTATTCAAGAAGAAAATGAATTTGAATTTATCTCCAAGAACCCTGGCGTTATGCATGCTTGTGGGCATGATGGTCATATCGCTATCTTACTTGGTACAGTATATACCCTTGTTGAAAAACGTGAACAAATTCGAGGGGAAATTCGTTTTTTATTCCAACATGCTGAAGAAAATTTCCCAGGTGGCGCTGAGGAGATGGTAGCAGCTGGTGTAATGGAAAGCGTTGATTATATTATTGGTGCACATTTGTGGGCATCGCTAGAAGTTGGGAAAGTTGGTATCACTTATGGTCCTGCGATGGCAGCCCCTGATGTATTTAAAATTTCAATTGAAGGAAAAGGAGGGCATGCTGGAATTCCGCATGAAACAGTTGATAGCATTGCGATTGGTACACAAGTTGTAGCACAAATTCAACAGATTGTATCACGTCTTACAGACCCGTTAGATTCTCTCGTTATATCTGTTACGCAATTTCATGCGGGTACAACACACAATGTTCTTCCGAAGCAAGCAGAGATTGAGGGAACTGTTAGAAGTTTAAGACATGAGCTACGAGAAGAGACAGCCCAAAAGATTGAAAGAATTGTTAAGCATGTGACAGAAATGTATAAGGCAAATTATACATTCTCATATGAATATGGATATCGCCCTGTTGTGAATGATGAGAAAGTAACAGCGTATGTTGAAGAAGCAGCGCTACAGCTTTATGGAAGAGAGCGAGTTGTACGTTTGAAGCCGACGATGGCAGGTGAAGATTTTTCAGCTTTTCTGCAAAAGGCCCCAGGTACGTTTTTCTTTATTGGTGCAGGGAATAAAGAAAAAGGAATTGTATATCCACATCATCATCCGCGCTTTACAATTGATGAGGATGCATTACCAATTGGAGTTGAGGTTTTTGTTAGAACTGTTTTGAATTTGATGCGCAAAGGAGAATAA
- a CDS encoding sodium:solute symporter family protein: protein MIALIIIVVFLCLALFLGVRARSGKDMNLEQWSVGGRGFGTVFVFLLMAGEIYTTFTFLGGSGWAYSKGAPTFYILGYSALAYILSYFLLPPVWKYAKEHRLISQPDFFTKKYNSKALGIIVSIIGVISIIPYLVLQLKGLGIIVSEASYGKVSPVLAVWIGGITITIYVMISGIHGSAWTAALKDMMILFIVMVLGIYLPYHYYGGFQPMFEAVEAAKPGFLSLPEQGMSVSWFVSTIILTALGFYMWPHTFAAAFSAKSEKVFRKNATIMPLYSFVLLFVFFAGFAAILQVPRLQGADADLSLFRLAIQTFDPWFIGIIGSAGVLTALVPGSMLLMAASTLLAKNIYQVLAPSVSDQQVARVAKLFVPIVTIVSVFFTFKGGETIGALLLMGYSIVTQLFPALVCSLFPRQFVTKQGAISGMIVGLFMVAYITLSGSTLSTIFPIFPQYMKDLNVGIVALGINIIVMLAVSIMTRKIEVQHTSTMLDR from the coding sequence ATGATAGCACTTATTATCATTGTTGTATTTCTATGTTTGGCATTATTTTTAGGAGTTCGTGCAAGAAGTGGAAAAGACATGAATTTGGAACAATGGTCGGTTGGGGGAAGGGGATTTGGAACAGTCTTTGTCTTTCTTCTTATGGCAGGAGAAATATATACGACGTTTACTTTTCTGGGAGGAAGTGGATGGGCATATAGCAAAGGTGCACCTACATTTTATATTTTAGGATACAGTGCATTAGCATATATTTTATCTTACTTTCTCTTACCTCCAGTTTGGAAGTATGCCAAAGAGCATAGATTGATTTCGCAACCAGATTTCTTTACCAAAAAATATAATAGTAAAGCGTTAGGGATTATTGTATCGATCATCGGTGTCATTTCAATTATTCCATATCTTGTACTGCAGTTAAAAGGGTTGGGGATTATTGTTTCTGAAGCTTCTTATGGAAAAGTATCACCAGTTCTTGCTGTTTGGATTGGCGGAATAACAATTACAATATATGTGATGATTTCTGGTATACATGGTTCCGCTTGGACAGCTGCATTAAAAGATATGATGATCCTATTTATCGTTATGGTTTTAGGTATTTATTTACCCTATCATTATTACGGAGGGTTTCAGCCGATGTTTGAAGCGGTAGAAGCTGCAAAACCAGGATTTTTATCTTTACCTGAACAAGGAATGAGTGTCTCATGGTTTGTTTCTACTATTATATTAACAGCGCTAGGGTTTTATATGTGGCCCCATACATTTGCTGCCGCTTTTTCAGCAAAGAGTGAAAAGGTATTTCGAAAAAACGCCACTATTATGCCATTATACTCTTTCGTATTACTCTTTGTATTTTTTGCAGGATTTGCGGCTATCTTACAAGTACCTAGATTACAGGGGGCAGATGCAGACTTGTCTTTATTCCGCCTTGCTATTCAAACATTTGATCCGTGGTTTATTGGGATCATTGGAAGTGCTGGAGTACTAACTGCATTAGTTCCGGGATCTATGCTTCTTATGGCTGCATCTACTTTGTTAGCAAAAAATATTTATCAAGTGCTCGCGCCATCCGTATCAGATCAGCAAGTGGCACGAGTAGCCAAGCTATTTGTGCCTATTGTGACGATTGTATCTGTTTTCTTTACCTTCAAAGGAGGAGAAACAATTGGAGCTCTGCTTTTAATGGGATACAGCATTGTGACGCAACTTTTTCCGGCGCTTGTATGCAGTTTATTTCCACGTCAATTTGTAACAAAACAAGGTGCTATCTCTGGAATGATAGTTGGATTATTCATGGTGGCTTATATTACATTATCTGGATCGACTCTCTCTACTATATTTCCAATTTTTCCGCAATATATGAAAGATTTAAATGTAGGGATTGTTGCATTAGGAATCAACATCATTGTTATGTTAGCAGTGAGTATCATGACTAGAAAAATTGAAGTACAGCATACTTCTACTATGTTAGATCGATAA
- a CDS encoding DUF3311 domain-containing protein yields the protein MKKIRMLAMIPVLCLIIGPIFTNSVTPYVLGMPFLLFWILLSVFITSFCMWIVYWLDPANKEEMK from the coding sequence ATGAAGAAAATTCGTATGCTGGCAATGATTCCAGTTCTTTGTTTAATTATTGGACCGATATTTACAAATTCAGTTACTCCATATGTACTAGGTATGCCATTTTTATTATTTTGGATTTTATTATCTGTGTTCATTACCTCCTTTTGTATGTGGATTGTATATTGGCTAGATCCTGCTAACAAGGAGGAGATGAAATGA